A genomic stretch from Longimicrobium terrae includes:
- a CDS encoding erythromycin esterase family protein — protein sequence MARRVEERNDEAALAAIRAAAIPLAGPEGNWDALLDLVGDAQFVLLGEATHGTHEFYRARAEITRRLITERGFTAVAVEADWPDAYRVNRYVRGMGDDATPEQALGGFKRFPQWMWRNDDIVELVAWLRDHNAGLGDDGTQAGFYGVDLYSMFSSIEAVIGYLDEVDPEAARRARERYGCFHRVGGGDPQSYGYAAELGITRACEDEAVRQLQELRARAGDSVGGAEDELFFAEQNARLVKNAEEYYRSMFAARVSSWNLRDCHMADTLDALAAHLESKGIAPRIVVWEHNSHLGDASATQMGREGEWSVGQLMRERHGDRARLIGFSTYTGTVTAASEWDAPAERKKVRPGMEGSYEALFHQAGIPNFFLPITDGAVADALRPDRLERAIGVIYKPETERWSHYFHASLSEQFDGVIHFDTTRALHPLERTPLWVNDEPPETFPSGI from the coding sequence ATGGCGAGACGGGTGGAGGAGCGGAACGACGAGGCGGCGCTGGCGGCGATCCGGGCGGCCGCGATCCCGCTGGCGGGGCCGGAGGGGAACTGGGACGCGCTGCTGGATCTGGTGGGCGACGCGCAGTTCGTGCTGCTGGGCGAGGCGACGCACGGCACGCACGAGTTCTACCGCGCCCGCGCCGAAATCACCAGGCGGCTGATCACCGAACGCGGGTTCACCGCCGTGGCCGTGGAGGCGGACTGGCCGGATGCGTACCGCGTGAACCGCTACGTGCGCGGCATGGGCGACGACGCCACGCCGGAACAGGCGCTGGGCGGGTTCAAGCGGTTTCCGCAGTGGATGTGGCGCAACGACGACATCGTGGAGCTCGTCGCCTGGCTGCGCGACCACAACGCGGGGCTGGGGGATGACGGAACCCAGGCCGGCTTCTACGGCGTGGACCTGTACTCGATGTTCTCTTCCATCGAAGCGGTGATCGGGTACCTGGATGAGGTGGATCCCGAGGCGGCCCGCCGCGCGCGCGAGCGCTACGGCTGCTTTCACCGCGTGGGCGGCGGCGATCCGCAGTCGTACGGGTACGCGGCGGAACTGGGCATCACCCGCGCGTGCGAAGACGAAGCTGTCCGGCAGCTGCAGGAGCTTCGCGCACGAGCCGGCGATTCCGTGGGCGGCGCGGAGGACGAGCTGTTCTTCGCGGAGCAGAACGCGCGGCTGGTAAAGAACGCGGAGGAATATTACCGCAGCATGTTCGCCGCGCGCGTGTCGTCGTGGAACCTGCGCGACTGCCACATGGCGGATACGCTGGATGCCTTGGCCGCGCACCTGGAGAGCAAGGGGATCGCGCCGCGGATCGTGGTGTGGGAACACAACTCCCACCTGGGCGATGCGAGCGCCACGCAGATGGGGCGCGAGGGCGAGTGGAGCGTGGGCCAGCTCATGCGCGAGCGGCACGGCGACCGCGCGCGGCTCATCGGCTTCAGCACCTACACCGGCACGGTGACCGCCGCGTCGGAGTGGGACGCGCCCGCCGAGCGCAAGAAGGTGCGGCCGGGGATGGAGGGGAGCTACGAAGCGCTCTTCCATCAGGCGGGCATCCCCAACTTCTTTCTGCCGATCACGGACGGCGCCGTGGCCGATGCGCTGCGCCCGGACCGGCTGGAGCGGGCGATCGGGGTGATCTACAAGCCGGAGACGGAGCGCTGGAGCCACTACTTCCACGCGTCGCTCTCCGAGCAGTTCGACGGCGTGATCCACTTCGACACCACACGCGCCCTGCACCCGCTGGAGCGCACGCCCCTGTGGGTCAACGACGAGCCGCCCGAGACCTTTCCCAGCGGCATCTGA
- a CDS encoding esterase-like activity of phytase family protein — protein MSGSGVRRMMGLAMVTAVTAVAASVDAAAAQRAELAGWARMAADTFTDGPPSGQFDAQGVRASSPRFPSQPVQGFSGIQFGPACGAFWSTGDNGFGTRANSPDALLRIYRLTPEFQTARGGAGRLRSDGFIPLADPDRRVPFLLVREFVGDRLLTGGDLDPESIVAALDGTFWLGDEFGPFLLHVSADGRLLAPPIPLPNGAAGTVRSPQNPALTATGTAPGAAGGANLGGSRGVEGMARMPESGGLLALLEGTVAGDPAGRLRLYTFDPARGTFGDTIRYFPLDDPSHSIGDMAAVNEHEFLIVERDNAFGDSAAFKRVFRVDLARADAEGVVSKELVADLLDIANPHRLGGFGTTYRLPYITIENLLVMDSRTLLVMNDNNYPATGGRGRDVKDATEMILIRLARPLNLARGVGRPAECADPLAGARR, from the coding sequence ATGAGCGGATCGGGCGTGCGGCGGATGATGGGGTTGGCGATGGTGACGGCGGTGACGGCGGTGGCGGCTTCGGTGGATGCGGCCGCGGCGCAGCGGGCGGAGCTGGCGGGATGGGCGCGGATGGCGGCGGACACGTTCACGGACGGCCCGCCCTCCGGCCAGTTCGACGCGCAGGGTGTGCGTGCGTCCTCACCGCGCTTTCCGTCGCAGCCGGTGCAGGGGTTCAGCGGAATCCAGTTCGGGCCCGCGTGTGGCGCTTTCTGGTCGACGGGAGACAACGGCTTCGGCACCCGCGCCAACAGTCCGGACGCGCTGCTCCGCATCTACCGTCTGACGCCGGAGTTCCAGACCGCGCGCGGCGGCGCGGGCCGGCTGCGCAGCGACGGCTTCATCCCGCTGGCGGACCCGGACAGGCGCGTTCCCTTTCTTCTCGTTCGCGAATTCGTCGGCGACCGGCTGCTCACCGGCGGCGACCTGGACCCGGAGTCCATCGTCGCGGCGCTGGACGGCACGTTCTGGCTGGGCGACGAGTTCGGCCCGTTTCTGCTGCACGTTTCGGCGGACGGACGGCTGCTCGCGCCGCCCATCCCGCTTCCCAACGGCGCCGCGGGGACGGTACGCTCGCCGCAGAATCCCGCGCTGACGGCCACGGGCACGGCGCCGGGCGCGGCGGGCGGCGCCAACCTGGGCGGCTCGCGCGGGGTGGAAGGAATGGCGCGCATGCCGGAGAGCGGAGGCCTGCTCGCGCTGCTGGAGGGTACGGTGGCGGGCGACCCCGCGGGCCGGCTGCGGTTGTACACGTTCGATCCCGCGCGCGGCACCTTCGGCGACACCATCCGCTACTTTCCGCTGGATGACCCGTCGCACTCCATCGGCGACATGGCGGCGGTGAACGAGCACGAGTTCCTGATCGTGGAGCGCGACAACGCGTTCGGCGACAGCGCCGCGTTCAAGCGCGTCTTCCGCGTCGACCTGGCGCGCGCGGACGCGGAGGGCGTGGTATCCAAGGAACTCGTGGCGGACCTGCTGGACATCGCCAATCCGCACCGCCTGGGCGGATTCGGCACGACGTACCGGCTGCCGTACATCACCATCGAGAACCTGCTGGTGATGGACAGCCGCACGCTTCTGGTGATGAACGACAACAACTATCCCGCCACCGGCGGGCGCGGGCGCGACGTAAAGGACGCGACGGAGATGATCCTTATCCGCCTTGCGCGGCCGTTGAACCTGGCGCGCGGCGTGGGCCGGCCGGCGGAGTGTGCGGACCCGCTCGCGGGAGCACGCCGATGA